A window from Micromonospora terminaliae encodes these proteins:
- a CDS encoding 4Fe-4S dicluster domain-containing protein, with the protein MPDANSLYGPLDPAPDAGWVDAGPRMGFFTDTSVCIGCKACEVACKEWNGVPDSGFDLLGMSYDNTGALTANSWRHVAFIEQPRPAGHRTPPFAENPTGPPTSAESAAAAAGTGTDTGTVPGLPPGRPDAAARMAAGPEFLGMPGAQPPGRATGAETRSDFRWLMMSDVCKHCTHAACLDVCPTGSLFRTEFGTVVVQEDICNGCGYCISACPYGVIDQRKGDGRAWKCTLCYDRLGAGKTPACAQACPTESIQYGPLDELRERAAERVATLHQRGVPEARLYGHDPTDGVGGDGAFFLLLDEPEVYGLPPDPVVTTRDLPKMWKRAGLAALAMAAAAVAAFVGGSS; encoded by the coding sequence ATGCCTGACGCCAACAGCCTCTACGGCCCGCTGGACCCGGCCCCGGACGCCGGCTGGGTCGATGCCGGCCCGCGGATGGGCTTCTTCACCGACACCAGCGTCTGCATCGGCTGCAAGGCCTGCGAGGTGGCCTGCAAGGAGTGGAACGGCGTCCCGGACTCGGGCTTCGACCTGCTCGGCATGTCGTACGACAACACCGGCGCGCTGACCGCCAACTCCTGGCGGCACGTCGCGTTCATCGAGCAGCCCCGCCCGGCCGGGCACCGGACACCGCCCTTCGCGGAGAACCCGACGGGGCCGCCGACCAGCGCGGAGAGCGCGGCTGCCGCCGCCGGCACGGGCACCGACACCGGCACCGTTCCGGGGCTGCCGCCGGGGCGCCCGGACGCGGCGGCGCGGATGGCGGCCGGTCCGGAGTTCCTCGGCATGCCCGGCGCCCAGCCGCCCGGGCGGGCCACCGGCGCCGAGACGCGCTCCGACTTCCGCTGGCTGATGATGTCGGACGTCTGCAAACACTGCACCCATGCCGCCTGCCTGGACGTCTGCCCGACGGGTTCGCTGTTCCGCACCGAGTTCGGCACGGTGGTGGTGCAGGAGGACATCTGCAACGGCTGCGGCTACTGCATCTCCGCGTGCCCCTACGGGGTGATCGACCAGCGCAAGGGCGACGGCCGGGCCTGGAAGTGCACGCTCTGCTACGACCGGCTGGGCGCCGGGAAGACGCCGGCCTGCGCGCAGGCCTGCCCCACCGAGTCGATCCAGTACGGTCCTCTCGACGAGCTGCGGGAACGTGCCGCCGAGCGGGTCGCCACGCTGCACCAGCGCGGCGTGCCGGAGGCCCGCCTCTACGGCCACGACCCGACCGACGGCGTCGGCGGGGACGGCGCGTTCTTCCTGCTGCTCGACGAGCCCGAGGTGTACGGCCTGCCGCCGGACCCGGTGGTCACCACCCGGGACCTGCCGAAGATGTGGAAGCGGGCCGGGCTGGCCGCCCTGGCCATGGCGGCGGCGGCCGTCGCCGCGTTCGTCGGAGGTTCATCGTGA
- the fdh gene encoding formate dehydrogenase: protein MGLKTFIQGWPVYRQLTGTDPLGRGAAAQSARSAALTARTETADSVARSVCPYCAVGCGQRVYVSDGQVTQIEGDPDSPISRGRLCPKGSASKNLVTSPLRQTKVRYRRPYGTEWEDLDLDVALDMIADRILAARDETWEDVDDQGRPLNRTLGISSLGGATLDNEENYLIKKLFTAMGALQIENQARIUHSATVPGLGTSFGRGGATDFQQDLINADVIVIQGSNMAEAHPVGFQWVMEAKKRGAKVFHVDPRFTRTSALADTYLPIRAGTDIALLGGVVRYILENELDFREYVLAYTNAATIITDQFADTEDLDGLFSGYDPERNSYDQGSWKYQGHEQQRESEDTAKERETAAPLRHESHGMPVAGTTQRDETLQHPRCVYQILKRHFSRYTPEMVARICGIPVEKFEELARAWTENSGRERTGALVYSVGWTQHSVGVQYIRTGAIIQTLLGNMGRPGGGVLALRGHASIQGSTDIPTLFNLLPGYLPMPHHADHPTFDEWVDSIRHPGQKGFWGNSRAFAASLLKAYWGDAATPENDFCYGYLPRMTGDHGTYQQVLNMIDGKVKGYFLLGQNPAVGSAHGRAQRLGMANLDWLVVRDLFMIESATFWRNSPEIATGEIVTEECRTEVFFLPAASHVEKEGTFTQTQRLLQWREKAVEPPGDCRSELWFFYHLGRKLREKLAGSTKPRDRALLDLAWDYPTHGPEAEPSAEAVLKEINGYEVATGRPLGGFPEAKDDGSTAVGCWIYSGVYADGVNQAARRKSRHEQDWVAAEWGWAWPANRRILYNRASADPEGRPWSERKKYVWWDPDQGAWTGYDVPDFEKTKPPSYRPPDGASGTAGLAGDDAFVMQGDGKAWLYAPTGVLDGPLPTHYEPAESPLRNPLYGQQANPTRKVYTHPVNRMNPSPPEPHSQVFPYVFTVSRLTEHHTAGGMSRTVPRLAELQPALFVEVSPELAAEVGLAHLGWAHLVSGRAVIEARVLVTDRLTPLRVDGRTIHQVWLPYHFGSEGLVTGDTVNDLFGITLDPNVLIQESKVGTCDVRPGRRPTGPALLDLVADYQRRAGMTPDRTVPIVTTGAAGEAHERTTGGARDGSGDA from the coding sequence ATGGGTCTCAAGACCTTCATCCAGGGGTGGCCGGTCTACCGGCAGCTCACCGGCACGGACCCGCTCGGGCGGGGCGCCGCGGCGCAGTCGGCCCGCTCGGCGGCGCTGACCGCCCGCACCGAGACCGCCGACAGCGTGGCCCGGTCGGTCTGCCCCTACTGCGCGGTGGGCTGCGGGCAGCGGGTCTACGTCTCCGACGGGCAGGTCACCCAGATCGAGGGCGACCCGGACAGCCCCATCTCCCGCGGCCGGCTCTGCCCGAAGGGCTCCGCCAGCAAGAACCTGGTGACCAGCCCCCTGCGGCAGACCAAGGTGCGCTACCGCCGGCCCTACGGCACGGAGTGGGAGGACCTGGATCTCGACGTCGCGCTCGACATGATCGCCGACCGGATCCTCGCCGCCCGCGACGAGACCTGGGAGGACGTCGACGACCAGGGCCGCCCGCTCAACCGGACGCTGGGCATCTCCAGCCTGGGCGGGGCGACCCTGGACAACGAGGAGAACTACCTCATCAAGAAGCTGTTCACGGCGATGGGGGCGCTCCAGATCGAGAACCAGGCCCGCATTTGACACTCCGCCACCGTCCCCGGTCTGGGGACCAGCTTCGGTCGCGGCGGCGCGACGGACTTCCAGCAGGACCTGATCAACGCTGACGTCATCGTCATCCAGGGCTCCAACATGGCCGAGGCCCACCCGGTGGGCTTCCAGTGGGTGATGGAGGCCAAGAAGCGCGGCGCCAAGGTCTTCCACGTGGACCCCCGGTTCACGCGGACCAGCGCGCTCGCCGACACGTACCTGCCGATCCGGGCGGGCACCGACATCGCGCTGCTCGGCGGCGTGGTGCGGTACATCCTGGAGAACGAGCTGGACTTCCGGGAGTACGTGCTGGCCTACACCAACGCCGCGACGATCATCACCGACCAGTTCGCCGACACCGAGGACCTCGACGGACTCTTCTCCGGCTACGACCCGGAACGGAACAGCTACGACCAGGGCAGCTGGAAGTACCAGGGCCACGAGCAGCAGCGTGAATCCGAGGACACGGCGAAGGAGCGGGAGACCGCGGCCCCCCTGCGGCACGAGTCGCACGGCATGCCGGTGGCCGGGACCACCCAGCGGGACGAGACGTTGCAGCACCCGCGCTGCGTCTACCAGATCCTCAAGCGGCACTTCTCCCGCTACACCCCGGAGATGGTGGCCCGGATCTGCGGCATCCCGGTGGAGAAGTTCGAGGAGCTGGCCCGCGCCTGGACGGAGAACTCGGGCCGGGAGCGGACCGGTGCGCTCGTCTACTCGGTGGGCTGGACCCAGCACAGCGTCGGCGTGCAGTACATCCGCACCGGCGCGATCATCCAGACCCTGCTCGGCAACATGGGCCGGCCGGGCGGCGGCGTCCTGGCGCTGCGCGGACACGCCAGCATCCAGGGTTCCACCGACATCCCGACCCTGTTCAACCTGCTGCCCGGCTACCTGCCGATGCCGCACCACGCCGACCACCCGACCTTCGACGAGTGGGTCGACAGCATTCGTCACCCGGGCCAGAAGGGCTTCTGGGGCAACTCCCGGGCCTTCGCGGCGAGCCTGCTCAAGGCGTACTGGGGGGACGCGGCGACGCCGGAGAACGACTTCTGCTACGGCTATCTGCCCCGGATGACCGGCGACCACGGGACGTACCAGCAGGTGCTGAACATGATCGACGGCAAGGTGAAGGGCTACTTCCTGCTCGGCCAGAACCCGGCCGTCGGCTCGGCGCACGGCCGGGCCCAGCGCCTCGGCATGGCCAACCTGGACTGGCTGGTCGTCCGCGACCTCTTCATGATCGAGAGCGCGACCTTCTGGCGGAACAGCCCGGAGATCGCCACCGGCGAGATCGTGACGGAGGAGTGCCGCACCGAGGTGTTCTTCCTGCCCGCCGCCTCGCATGTGGAGAAGGAGGGCACCTTCACCCAGACCCAGCGGTTGCTCCAGTGGCGGGAGAAGGCCGTCGAGCCGCCGGGCGACTGCCGCTCCGAGCTGTGGTTCTTCTACCACCTCGGCCGGAAGCTGCGGGAGAAGCTGGCCGGCTCCACGAAGCCCCGCGACCGGGCGCTGCTCGACCTCGCCTGGGACTACCCGACGCACGGCCCCGAGGCCGAGCCGAGCGCCGAGGCGGTGCTCAAGGAGATCAACGGCTACGAGGTGGCCACCGGCCGCCCGCTCGGAGGGTTCCCGGAGGCCAAGGACGACGGCTCCACGGCGGTCGGCTGCTGGATCTACTCCGGCGTCTACGCCGACGGCGTCAACCAGGCGGCCCGCCGCAAGTCGCGGCACGAGCAGGACTGGGTGGCCGCCGAGTGGGGCTGGGCGTGGCCGGCCAACCGGCGCATCCTCTACAACCGCGCCTCCGCCGACCCCGAGGGCCGGCCGTGGAGCGAGCGCAAGAAGTACGTCTGGTGGGACCCCGACCAGGGCGCGTGGACCGGTTACGACGTGCCGGACTTCGAGAAGACCAAACCGCCGAGCTACCGTCCGCCGGACGGCGCCTCCGGGACGGCGGGCCTCGCCGGCGACGACGCGTTCGTCATGCAGGGCGACGGCAAGGCCTGGCTGTACGCGCCCACCGGCGTGCTCGACGGGCCGCTGCCGACGCACTACGAGCCGGCCGAGTCGCCCCTGCGCAACCCGCTCTACGGGCAGCAGGCCAACCCGACCCGCAAGGTCTACACGCACCCGGTGAACCGGATGAACCCGAGCCCGCCCGAGCCGCACAGCCAGGTCTTCCCGTACGTGTTCACGGTCAGCCGGCTCACCGAGCACCACACGGCCGGCGGAATGAGCCGGACCGTGCCGCGCCTGGCCGAGCTGCAACCGGCGCTGTTCGTCGAGGTGTCCCCGGAGCTGGCCGCCGAGGTGGGGCTGGCGCACCTCGGCTGGGCGCACCTGGTCAGCGGCCGCGCCGTGATCGAGGCGCGGGTGCTGGTCACCGACCGGCTGACCCCGCTGCGGGTCGACGGCCGGACGATCCACCAGGTCTGGCTGCCGTACCACTTCGGCAGCGAGGGCCTGGTCACCGGCGACACGGTCAACGACCTGTTCGGCATCACCCTGGACCCGAACGTGCTCATCCAGGAGAGCAAGGTGGGCACCTGTGACGTGCGGCCGGGCCGGCGGCCCACCGGGCCGGCCCTGCTCGACCTGGTGGCCGACTACCAGCGCCGGGCCGGGATGACGCCGGACCGGACGGTGCCGATCGTCACCACCGGCGCGGCCGGCGAAGCCCACGAGCGGACCACCGGCGGGGCGCGGGACGGGAGCGGGGATGCCTGA
- a CDS encoding nucleotidyl transferase AbiEii/AbiGii toxin family protein translates to MTHLHDFYREVARVALAAAGPHRFVLGGGVAWAAHGLVTRPTEDVDLFADVEGAAAAAAAGVRAALERAGYQVADADPGSELGELFDGYDRDLRDFVVGRDGRQIRLSLARLDRYRSPVVMDLGPVMDVRDLLANKTAALVNRREVRDYIDVAAALDRYAVADLLELARQVDPALDADDVRAAGRYLDRVPDRRFARYGLDPDQVAEVRRRMAAWPR, encoded by the coding sequence GTGACCCACCTGCACGACTTCTACCGGGAGGTGGCCCGGGTGGCCCTCGCGGCCGCCGGGCCGCACCGTTTCGTGCTGGGCGGCGGGGTGGCCTGGGCCGCGCACGGCCTGGTCACCCGCCCGACCGAGGACGTGGACCTCTTCGCCGACGTGGAGGGCGCGGCCGCCGCGGCGGCGGCCGGGGTGCGGGCCGCGCTGGAGCGCGCCGGCTACCAGGTGGCCGACGCCGACCCGGGCAGCGAGTTGGGCGAGCTCTTCGACGGGTACGACCGGGACCTACGGGACTTCGTGGTGGGCCGGGACGGCCGGCAGATCCGGCTCAGCCTGGCCCGCCTCGACCGGTACCGCAGCCCGGTGGTGATGGACCTCGGCCCGGTGATGGACGTCCGGGACCTGCTCGCCAACAAGACCGCCGCGCTGGTCAACCGCCGCGAGGTGCGCGACTACATCGACGTGGCGGCCGCGCTGGACCGGTACGCCGTCGCGGACCTGCTGGAGCTGGCGCGGCAGGTGGACCCGGCCCTGGACGCCGACGACGTCCGGGCCGCCGGGCGCTACCTGGACCGGGTGCCGGACCGCCGGTTCGCCCGCTACGGCCTCGACCCGGACCAGGTAGCCGAGGTGCGCCGCCGGATGGCCGCCTGGCCGCGCTGA
- a CDS encoding bifunctional metallophosphatase/5'-nucleotidase — MTSSSGASRRQVLAVAAAAATAPLIAGAPAEAKPKAPKTWDLTVLGTSDTHGNVYNWDYYRDAEFDDSKHNDVGVAKLATLVNQIRAERKGKATLVLDAGDTIQGTPLATYYAKQEPITTTGETHPMANAMNVLKYDAVTLGNHEFNYGLPLLAAWIGQLGFPALAANAINEKTGKPAFLPYVIKEVALGGYDAPTLKVGILGLTNPGVAIWDRANVEGKLVFADMVATAAKWVPVMRERGADLVIISAHGGDSGTSSYGPELPNENPVALIAEQVPGIDAILFGHAHNEVPEKFVTNKATGAQVLTSEPSKWGQRLTRMDFTLTREKGRWKVVGKGSTMLNTNTVVEDPAVLAAVRGQHTKTVGYVNQVVAQSEVELSTVESRYKDTPILDFINHVQAEVVSKALAGTQYASLPVLSQASPFSRTAVFPAGDVRIRDVAGLYVFDNTLEAVVMTGAEVKAYLEYSAKYFKTWAAGETIDLPNINDPNVPDYNYDVISGLDYDIDISKPVGQRITRLVLPGTDTPVPADAQFVVAVNNYRRSGGGNFPGIVKTQVYNQQQEIRQLLIDWAQAKGVIRPADFYVANWKLVREGAPVF; from the coding sequence ATGACCTCCTCCTCCGGCGCCTCGCGCCGCCAGGTGCTGGCCGTCGCGGCCGCCGCCGCGACCGCTCCCCTGATCGCCGGCGCTCCCGCCGAGGCCAAGCCGAAGGCGCCGAAGACCTGGGACCTCACCGTCCTCGGCACCTCGGACACCCACGGCAACGTCTACAACTGGGACTACTACCGCGACGCCGAGTTCGACGACAGCAAGCACAACGACGTCGGCGTCGCGAAGCTGGCCACCCTGGTCAACCAGATCCGCGCGGAGCGCAAGGGCAAGGCGACCCTGGTGCTCGACGCCGGTGACACCATCCAGGGCACCCCGCTGGCCACCTACTACGCCAAGCAGGAGCCGATCACCACCACCGGTGAGACGCACCCGATGGCCAACGCCATGAACGTGCTGAAGTACGACGCCGTCACGCTGGGCAACCACGAGTTCAACTACGGCCTGCCGCTGCTCGCCGCCTGGATCGGCCAGCTGGGCTTCCCCGCCCTGGCCGCGAACGCGATCAACGAGAAGACCGGCAAGCCGGCCTTCCTGCCGTACGTGATCAAGGAGGTCGCGCTCGGCGGGTACGACGCGCCGACGCTGAAGGTCGGGATCCTCGGCCTCACGAACCCGGGCGTGGCCATCTGGGACCGGGCCAACGTCGAGGGCAAGCTCGTCTTCGCCGACATGGTGGCCACGGCCGCCAAGTGGGTGCCGGTCATGCGCGAGCGCGGCGCCGACCTGGTCATCATCTCCGCCCACGGCGGGGACAGCGGCACCTCCAGCTACGGCCCGGAGCTGCCGAACGAGAACCCGGTCGCGCTCATCGCCGAGCAGGTCCCGGGCATCGACGCGATCCTCTTCGGCCACGCCCACAACGAGGTGCCGGAGAAGTTCGTCACCAACAAGGCCACCGGCGCGCAGGTGCTCACCTCGGAGCCGTCGAAGTGGGGCCAGCGGCTGACCCGGATGGACTTCACCCTGACCCGGGAGAAGGGCCGCTGGAAGGTCGTCGGCAAGGGCTCGACCATGCTGAACACCAACACCGTGGTCGAGGACCCGGCGGTGCTCGCGGCCGTGCGCGGCCAGCACACCAAGACCGTCGGGTACGTCAACCAGGTCGTGGCGCAGTCGGAGGTGGAGCTGTCCACCGTCGAGTCCCGGTACAAGGACACCCCGATCCTGGACTTCATCAACCACGTCCAGGCCGAGGTGGTCAGCAAGGCGCTCGCCGGCACCCAGTACGCGAGCCTGCCGGTGCTGTCGCAGGCGTCGCCGTTCAGCCGCACCGCCGTGTTCCCCGCCGGTGACGTGCGCATCCGCGACGTCGCCGGGCTGTACGTCTTCGACAACACCCTGGAGGCGGTCGTCATGACCGGCGCCGAGGTGAAGGCGTACCTGGAGTACTCCGCGAAGTACTTCAAGACCTGGGCGGCCGGGGAGACCATCGACCTGCCGAACATCAACGACCCGAACGTCCCGGACTACAACTACGACGTCATTTCGGGGCTCGACTACGACATCGACATCTCGAAGCCGGTCGGCCAGCGGATCACCCGCCTGGTCCTGCCGGGCACCGACACCCCGGTCCCCGCGGACGCGCAGTTCGTCGTCGCGGTCAACAACTACCGGCGCAGCGGTGGCGGCAACTTCCCGGGCATCGTGAAGACCCAGGTCTACAACCAGCAGCAGGAGATCCGCCAGCTGCTCATCGACTGGGCGCAGGCCAAGGGCGTGATCCGTCCGGCCGACTTCTACGTGGCGAACTGGAAGCTGGTCCGCGAGGGCGCGCCGGTCTTCTGA
- a CDS encoding NAD(P)-dependent alcohol dehydrogenase: MRAVRMTAPGVLEQVEVPTPAAGPGEVLLRVGAVGACHSDLHILDAPAGLFPMPMTLGHEIAGTVDQAGPGVTGWTAGDRAAVYGIIGCGRCRACLRGAENQCRVVPVGGIGLSRDGGLAEHVVVPASRLLHIGELDLTQAAPLTDAGLTPYHAVELARERLRPGTSCVVIGIGGLGHMAVQILVATTAVRIIAVDTSVAALDLASRMGAHEVVQAGPDSVDRIRALVGPPPDGADVVLDFVGADPTVTTARQVVATGGQVLLVGLAGGTLPVRPVADEPPTLPLETAVEVPFWGTRAELQEVIALARAGQLQADVQTFALADAPEAYDLLRRGEIHGRAVIVP; encoded by the coding sequence ATGCGCGCGGTACGGATGACCGCACCCGGGGTGCTGGAGCAGGTGGAGGTGCCCACCCCGGCCGCCGGGCCGGGCGAGGTGCTGCTGCGCGTCGGCGCGGTCGGCGCCTGCCACTCCGACCTGCACATCCTCGACGCGCCGGCCGGGCTCTTCCCGATGCCGATGACCCTCGGGCACGAGATCGCCGGCACCGTCGACCAGGCCGGCCCGGGCGTCACCGGGTGGACCGCCGGGGACCGGGCGGCGGTCTACGGGATCATCGGCTGCGGTCGCTGCCGGGCGTGCCTGCGCGGGGCGGAGAACCAGTGCCGGGTGGTGCCGGTCGGCGGCATCGGGCTGAGCCGCGACGGCGGGCTCGCCGAACACGTGGTGGTGCCGGCCTCCCGGCTGCTGCACATCGGTGAGCTGGACCTGACCCAGGCGGCCCCGCTCACCGACGCCGGGCTCACCCCGTACCACGCCGTCGAGCTGGCCCGGGAGCGGCTGCGCCCCGGCACCTCCTGCGTGGTGATCGGCATCGGCGGGCTGGGCCACATGGCGGTGCAGATCCTCGTCGCCACCACCGCGGTGCGGATCATCGCGGTGGACACCAGCGTCGCGGCCCTCGACCTGGCCAGCCGGATGGGCGCGCACGAGGTGGTGCAGGCCGGGCCGGACAGCGTGGACCGGATCCGGGCGCTGGTGGGCCCGCCACCGGACGGCGCGGACGTGGTGCTCGACTTCGTCGGCGCCGACCCCACCGTCACCACGGCCCGGCAGGTGGTCGCCACCGGCGGTCAGGTGCTGCTGGTCGGCCTGGCCGGCGGCACCCTGCCGGTGCGGCCGGTCGCCGACGAGCCGCCGACACTGCCGCTGGAGACGGCGGTCGAGGTGCCGTTCTGGGGTACCCGGGCGGAGCTCCAGGAGGTGATCGCCCTGGCCCGGGCGGGACAGTTGCAGGCCGACGTGCAGACCTTCGCGCTGGCGGACGCGCCGGAGGCGTACGACCTGCTGCGCCGTGGCGAGATCCACGGGCGGGCCGTCATCGTGCCCTGA
- a CDS encoding geranylgeranyl reductase family protein: protein MIIWDLVVVGGGPAGLSAAHAAARAGVRTLVVERATHPRYKTCGGGLIGTSLAEITDRIEVPAHDRVDRITFTRDGRRGFTRRHSAPLVAMVRREEFDDRLRAAAVAAGAEVREGVAVRAVEQDPDEVRLRLADGDTVRARAVIGADGSSGVTARHVGVTWRQVDLGLELELPVPPAEQDRWRGRVLIDWGPVPGSYAWVFPKGDILTVGVIAGRGEGERTRAYLRDFVARLGLSDATPEHDSGHLTRCRAEDSPLRRGRVLVAGDAAGLLEPWSREGISYALRSGRLAGEAVAGGDLDRYEQEVQLRLVPEMRAGHRLLEVFTRRPDVFHALLATPPGWRMFVRFCLGQASFDRVLARRPVRAGLALLDRLPPRRPEGTEESGPR, encoded by the coding sequence GTGATCATCTGGGACCTCGTCGTCGTCGGTGGCGGCCCCGCCGGCCTCTCCGCCGCCCACGCGGCGGCCCGGGCCGGCGTCCGCACCCTGGTGGTCGAGCGGGCCACCCATCCCCGGTACAAGACGTGCGGCGGCGGGCTCATCGGCACCTCACTGGCCGAGATCACCGATCGGATCGAGGTGCCCGCGCACGACCGGGTCGACCGGATCACCTTCACCCGGGACGGGCGACGCGGCTTCACCCGCCGGCACTCCGCGCCGCTGGTGGCCATGGTGCGCCGGGAGGAGTTCGACGACCGGTTGCGCGCCGCCGCGGTCGCCGCCGGGGCCGAGGTCCGCGAGGGCGTCGCGGTCCGCGCCGTCGAGCAGGACCCCGACGAGGTACGCCTGCGGCTGGCTGACGGCGACACGGTACGCGCCCGCGCGGTGATCGGCGCCGACGGCTCCTCCGGCGTGACGGCCCGGCACGTCGGGGTGACCTGGCGGCAGGTCGACCTCGGGCTGGAGCTGGAGCTGCCGGTACCACCGGCCGAGCAGGACCGCTGGCGCGGGCGGGTGCTCATCGACTGGGGCCCGGTCCCCGGCTCGTACGCCTGGGTGTTCCCCAAGGGCGACATCTTGACCGTGGGCGTCATCGCGGGCCGGGGCGAGGGTGAGCGGACCCGCGCCTACCTGCGTGACTTCGTGGCCCGGCTCGGGCTGTCCGACGCGACCCCGGAACACGACTCGGGGCACCTGACCCGGTGCCGGGCGGAGGACTCGCCGCTGCGCCGCGGCCGGGTCCTGGTCGCCGGTGACGCGGCGGGCCTGCTGGAGCCGTGGAGCCGGGAGGGCATCAGCTACGCGCTGCGGTCCGGCCGGCTGGCCGGCGAGGCGGTGGCCGGCGGCGACCTCGACCGCTACGAGCAGGAGGTCCAGCTCCGGCTCGTGCCGGAGATGCGCGCCGGGCACCGGCTGCTGGAGGTCTTCACGCGGCGGCCCGACGTGTTCCACGCGCTGCTGGCCACCCCGCCCGGCTGGCGGATGTTCGTCCGGTTCTGCCTGGGGCAGGCAAGCTTCGACCGGGTCCTGGCGCGCCGCCCGGTGCGGGCCGGCCTGGCCCTGCTGGACCGCCTGCCCCCGCGGCGGCCGGAGGGCACCGAGGAGTCCGGCCCGCGGTAG
- a CDS encoding MFS transporter has product MSTDRSSAPVETGGPDDRHRWKALGVGLVAAFMTLLDVSIVNVAVPSIDRALHATPSDLQWVLSGYALTFGLVLVPAGRFGDARGRRTAFVVGVALFTVTSALAGLARSPEWLVIARLVQGAAAGVVNPQVSGMIQQLFRGAERGRAFGLLGATIGISTAVGPLLGGLLIQLGGEEHGWRWVFFVNIPVGILAVVLGWRLIPARPAGQPDRHRLDPTGVVLLGVGVTLVLLPLVQREQWRGAGKWALIPLGLLFLAGFALWERWYGRHRPPLFDLRLFRLRSYTLGSLIGLVYFAGFTAIFFIFTLYLQVGLGYSALAAGLAITPFALGSAAASAIGGRVVTRYGRPLVAAGLLVVILGLLATVWVLRDEPRHSVPLLLAVPFLLAGLGSGLVIAPNQTLTLSEVPVPQAGSGAGMLQTGQRIGSAAGIAAVGALFFSTLSDSRGDFTVAYRHSLLLAVAIIAVALVAAVVDVVAGRRHSP; this is encoded by the coding sequence ATGAGCACGGACCGGTCGTCGGCGCCGGTGGAGACCGGGGGGCCCGACGACCGGCATCGCTGGAAGGCGCTCGGGGTCGGCCTCGTCGCGGCGTTCATGACCCTGCTGGACGTCAGCATCGTCAACGTCGCCGTGCCGTCGATCGACCGGGCGCTCCACGCCACGCCCAGCGACCTGCAGTGGGTGCTGTCCGGCTACGCCCTGACGTTCGGTCTGGTGCTCGTACCGGCCGGGCGGTTCGGCGACGCCCGCGGCCGGCGTACCGCCTTCGTGGTCGGGGTGGCGCTGTTCACCGTGACCAGCGCGCTGGCCGGGCTGGCCCGCTCGCCGGAGTGGCTGGTCATCGCCCGGCTGGTGCAGGGCGCCGCGGCCGGGGTCGTCAACCCCCAGGTGAGCGGCATGATCCAGCAGCTGTTCCGGGGCGCCGAGCGGGGTCGCGCGTTCGGCCTGCTCGGCGCCACCATCGGCATCTCCACGGCGGTCGGCCCCCTGCTCGGCGGGCTGCTCATCCAGCTCGGCGGGGAGGAGCACGGCTGGCGCTGGGTCTTCTTCGTGAACATCCCGGTCGGCATCCTCGCCGTGGTGCTCGGCTGGCGCCTCATCCCCGCCCGCCCGGCCGGCCAGCCGGACCGGCACCGCTTGGACCCCACCGGGGTGGTGCTGCTCGGCGTCGGGGTGACCCTGGTGCTGCTGCCCCTGGTGCAGCGGGAACAGTGGCGCGGCGCCGGCAAGTGGGCGCTGATCCCCCTGGGCCTGCTCTTCCTGGCCGGCTTCGCGCTGTGGGAGCGCTGGTACGGGCGCCACCGCCCGCCCCTGTTCGACCTGCGGCTGTTCCGGCTGCGCTCGTACACGCTGGGCTCGCTGATCGGCCTGGTCTACTTCGCCGGGTTCACCGCGATCTTCTTCATCTTCACGCTCTACCTCCAGGTCGGGCTCGGCTACAGCGCGCTCGCCGCCGGCCTGGCCATCACCCCGTTCGCGCTCGGCTCCGCGGCCGCCTCGGCGATCGGCGGCCGGGTCGTCACGCGGTACGGCCGGCCGCTGGTCGCCGCAGGCCTGCTGGTCGTGATCCTCGGCCTGCTCGCCACCGTGTGGGTGCTGCGGGACGAGCCCCGGCACTCGGTGCCGCTGCTCCTCGCCGTGCCGTTCCTGCTCGCCGGGCTCGGCAGCGGGCTGGTCATCGCGCCGAACCAGACGCTGACGCTCTCCGAGGTGCCCGTGCCGCAGGCGGGCAGCGGCGCCGGCATGCTGCAGACCGGGCAACGCATCGGCTCGGCGGCCGGCATCGCCGCGGTCGGCGCCCTGTTCTTCTCGACGCTGAGCGACAGCCGTGGTGACTTCACCGTTGCGTACCGGCACTCGCTGCTGCTGGCCGTCGCGATCATCGCGGTGGCCCTGGTGGCGGCGGTGGTCGACGTCGTGGCCGGACGGCGTCACTCCCCGTGA